The Limnochorda sp. LNt genome includes a region encoding these proteins:
- the flgB gene encoding flagellar basal body rod protein FlgB, with product MEGIGLLWGPTDRDLATALNAAALRQQVIAHNLANAETPHYRRFDVVYEEALSRQQQAAARQKVALRRTHPAHLARPTSQPVQPMVVRDNSSVMRNDQNNVDVDREMAALAKNTLYYQTLTRVVGARMLALRTAISEGRR from the coding sequence GTGGAAGGGATCGGGCTCCTGTGGGGTCCTACCGACCGGGACCTGGCCACCGCCCTGAATGCCGCCGCCTTGCGCCAGCAGGTCATCGCCCACAACCTCGCCAACGCCGAGACGCCGCACTACCGGCGCTTCGACGTCGTCTACGAGGAGGCCCTCAGTCGCCAGCAGCAGGCGGCGGCACGCCAGAAGGTGGCCCTGCGGCGTACCCACCCGGCGCATCTGGCGCGGCCCACCTCGCAGCCCGTGCAGCCCATGGTCGTGCGGGACAACTCCAGCGTCATGCGCAACGACCAAAACAACGTCGACGTCGACCGCGAGATGGCGGCCCTCGCGAAGAACACGCTCTACTATCAAACCCTGACCCGGGTGGTGGGGGCGCGCATGCTGGCCTTGCGCACCGCCATCTCGGAGGGTCGCCGCTAG
- the hslU gene encoding ATP-dependent protease ATPase subunit HslU — translation MEELTPRRIVEELDRYIVGQREAKRAVAVALRNRYRRQLLPEGLRDEVVPKNILMIGPTGVGKTEIARRLARLVDAPFIKVEATKFTEVGYVGRDVESIIRELVESSVRMVRQERAEAVKDQVAPVVQERLLEALAPAPRPRAQANPLAAIFGWQAPREEDPQAEVRAGEVEARRAELRRKLEAGELEDHLVEIEVEDATTPVVEVMSGQGVEQMGINLQDLFGGFLPKRRRRRKVTVAEARRILTAEEAQRRVDPEEVAAEAIRRVEQTGIVFIDEIDKIAGRERGAGPDVSREGVQRDLLPIVEGSTVTTKYGPVRTEHILFIAAGAFHVAKPSDLIPELQGRFPIRVELKPLSRADMRRILTEPENALTRQYAALLATEGVELSFTDDGLDEIARLAEQVNEQTENIGARRLHTLMERLLEEVSFDAPAYRGQRVVIDADYVRRCLGAIVEDRDLSRYIL, via the coding sequence ATGGAGGAGCTGACGCCTCGCCGGATCGTCGAGGAGCTGGACCGGTACATCGTCGGGCAGCGGGAGGCCAAGCGCGCCGTAGCCGTGGCGCTCCGCAACCGGTACCGAAGGCAGCTCTTGCCGGAGGGCCTGCGGGACGAGGTGGTCCCCAAGAACATCTTGATGATCGGCCCCACCGGCGTCGGCAAGACGGAGATCGCCAGGCGCCTGGCGCGACTGGTGGACGCGCCGTTCATCAAGGTGGAGGCCACCAAGTTCACCGAGGTCGGCTACGTCGGCCGTGACGTGGAGTCCATCATCCGGGAGCTGGTGGAGAGCTCGGTGCGGATGGTGCGCCAGGAGCGGGCCGAGGCGGTCAAGGACCAGGTGGCACCCGTCGTGCAGGAGCGCCTGCTCGAGGCGCTGGCGCCGGCCCCTCGCCCCAGGGCCCAGGCCAATCCGCTGGCGGCCATCTTCGGATGGCAGGCGCCCCGAGAGGAGGATCCCCAGGCGGAGGTCCGCGCCGGCGAGGTGGAGGCGCGGCGGGCGGAGCTTCGCCGCAAGCTGGAGGCCGGCGAGCTGGAGGACCACCTGGTGGAGATCGAGGTGGAGGACGCCACCACGCCCGTGGTCGAGGTGATGTCGGGCCAGGGCGTGGAACAGATGGGGATCAACCTGCAAGACCTCTTCGGCGGCTTCCTGCCCAAGCGCCGGCGCCGGCGCAAGGTGACCGTGGCCGAGGCCCGCCGCATCCTGACGGCCGAGGAGGCCCAAAGGCGCGTCGACCCGGAGGAGGTGGCGGCGGAGGCCATCCGGCGGGTGGAGCAGACGGGGATCGTCTTCATCGACGAGATCGACAAGATCGCCGGTCGGGAGCGGGGCGCCGGGCCCGACGTCTCCCGGGAGGGCGTGCAACGAGATCTGCTGCCCATCGTCGAGGGCTCGACGGTCACGACCAAGTACGGGCCCGTGCGCACGGAGCACATCCTCTTCATCGCGGCCGGCGCCTTCCACGTCGCCAAGCCCTCGGACCTGATCCCGGAGCTGCAGGGCCGCTTTCCCATCCGGGTGGAGCTCAAGCCCCTCAGCCGGGCCGACATGCGCCGCATCCTCACCGAGCCCGAAAACGCCCTGACCCGCCAGTACGCGGCGCTGTTGGCGACCGAGGGCGTCGAGCTGAGCTTCACCGACGACGGCCTCGACGAGATCGCCCGCCTCGCCGAGCAGGTCAACGAGCAGACGGAGAACATCGGGGCTCGCCGCCTGCACACCCTCATGGAGCGGCTCCTCGAGGAGGTCTCCTTCGACGCCCCCGCGTACCGGGGCCAGCGGGTCGTCATCGACGCCGACTACGTCCGCCGCTGCCTGGGCGCCATCGTCGAAGACCGGGACCTCTCCCGCTACATCCTCTGA
- the hslV gene encoding ATP-dependent protease subunit HslV, whose protein sequence is MDGRCPGPPRWHGTTVVGVVRDGQAAMGADGQVTVGQQVMKHSARKVRRLYQGRVLVGFAGAVADALTLLERFEEKLEAHGGQMARAAAELARDWRTDRVLRRLDALLLVADPAHLLVLSGNGEIVEPDDGVAAIGSGGPVALAAARALLRHTALTPAQVVEEALRITATIDIYTNDRIVVEQLHETAPGA, encoded by the coding sequence ATGGACGGCCGATGCCCCGGTCCCCCTCGGTGGCATGGGACCACGGTCGTAGGCGTCGTCAGGGACGGGCAGGCGGCCATGGGCGCCGACGGCCAGGTAACCGTCGGCCAACAGGTGATGAAGCACTCGGCCCGTAAGGTGCGCCGCCTCTACCAGGGGCGGGTCCTGGTGGGCTTCGCCGGGGCGGTGGCCGACGCGCTGACGTTGCTGGAGCGCTTCGAGGAGAAGCTCGAGGCACACGGCGGCCAGATGGCCCGTGCCGCCGCGGAGCTGGCCCGGGACTGGAGGACCGACCGCGTGCTGCGACGGCTCGATGCGCTGCTGCTGGTGGCCGATCCGGCGCACTTGCTGGTGCTGTCGGGCAACGGCGAGATCGTGGAGCCCGACGACGGGGTGGCGGCCATCGGTTCGGGCGGCCCGGTGGCGCTGGCCGCGGCCCGGGCCCTGTTGCGGCACACCGCGCTGACGCCCGCCCAGGTGGTGGAGGAGGCCCTGCGCATCACGGCCACCATCGACATCTACACCAACGACCGGATCGTGGTGGAGCAGCTCCACGAGACGGCACCGGGGGCGTGA
- the trmFO gene encoding methylenetetrahydrofolate--tRNA-(uracil(54)-C(5))-methyltransferase (FADH(2)-oxidizing) TrmFO, with translation MGRPEVPADHVVVVGGGLAGSEAAWQVARLGVPVRLYEMRPKRGTVVHRTDRLAELVCSNSLGGASVDTPAGVLKEEMRRLGSLVIEAADRSSVPAGAALAVDRELFSGWITERVSAHPLIEVIREEVEQVPEPGDGVVIVATGPLTSDALATSLGRLTGEEFLAFYDAAAPIVTAESVDQSRGFWASRYDKGTPDYLNLPIDRPQYEIFVRALAEAEQHAGHIPDELKFFEGCVPVEELARRGPDTLRYGPMRPVGLRDPATGRLPYAVVQLRKEDREGRLLNLVGFQTRLKWGEQARIFRMIPGLEQAEFVRFGVVHRNTFVKSPRLLHPTGQMRSHPRILLAGLIVGVEGYVESAAAGLLAGLNAARLVRGEPPLVLPVETMMGALWHYVTTARAEDFQPINAAFGLLPPPDEPARGKKERRAAQARRALAVIDRVAEEVRRWTADAPVPLGGMGPRS, from the coding sequence ATGGGCAGGCCTGAGGTGCCGGCCGATCACGTGGTCGTCGTCGGAGGCGGCCTGGCGGGCAGCGAGGCCGCCTGGCAGGTCGCCCGGCTCGGGGTGCCGGTGCGCCTCTACGAGATGCGTCCCAAGCGGGGCACCGTGGTCCACCGGACGGACCGCCTGGCCGAGCTGGTCTGCAGCAACTCCCTGGGAGGTGCCTCCGTCGACACGCCGGCCGGCGTGTTGAAGGAGGAGATGCGGCGGCTGGGCTCCCTGGTGATCGAGGCGGCCGACCGCTCCTCCGTGCCGGCCGGCGCGGCGCTGGCCGTCGACCGCGAGCTCTTCAGCGGTTGGATCACGGAGCGGGTGAGCGCGCATCCGCTCATCGAGGTGATCCGCGAAGAGGTGGAGCAGGTGCCGGAGCCTGGCGACGGCGTCGTCATCGTCGCCACCGGGCCCCTGACGTCCGATGCGCTGGCGACCAGCCTGGGGCGGCTGACCGGCGAGGAGTTCCTGGCCTTCTACGACGCGGCGGCCCCCATCGTGACGGCCGAGTCGGTGGACCAGAGCCGTGGCTTCTGGGCCAGCCGGTACGACAAGGGCACCCCGGACTATCTCAACCTCCCCATCGACCGGCCGCAGTACGAGATCTTCGTCAGGGCGCTGGCCGAGGCCGAGCAGCACGCCGGCCACATCCCCGACGAGCTCAAGTTCTTCGAGGGGTGCGTGCCGGTAGAGGAGCTGGCCCGGCGAGGGCCCGACACGTTGCGCTACGGGCCCATGCGTCCCGTGGGCTTGCGGGACCCCGCCACCGGCCGCCTGCCTTATGCGGTGGTGCAGCTGCGCAAGGAGGATCGGGAGGGGCGGCTGCTCAACCTGGTGGGCTTCCAGACCCGGCTCAAGTGGGGCGAGCAGGCGCGTATCTTCCGGATGATCCCGGGGCTGGAGCAGGCCGAGTTCGTGCGCTTCGGCGTGGTGCATCGCAACACCTTCGTCAAGTCGCCCCGCCTGCTGCACCCCACGGGGCAGATGCGCAGCCACCCCCGCATCCTGCTGGCCGGTCTCATCGTGGGCGTCGAGGGATACGTCGAGTCGGCAGCCGCCGGGTTGCTGGCAGGGCTCAACGCGGCGCGCCTGGTGCGGGGGGAGCCGCCGCTGGTACTGCCCGTCGAGACCATGATGGGGGCGCTTTGGCACTACGTCACCACCGCGCGGGCGGAGGACTTCCAGCCCATCAATGCGGCGTTCGGCTTGTTGCCGCCGCCCGACGAGCCGGCCAGGGGCAAGAAGGAACGGCGGGCCGCCCAGGCCCGGCGGGCGCTGGCGGTCATCGATCGGGTGGCCGAGGAGGTGCGGCGATGGACGGCCGATGCCCCGGTCCCCCTCGGTGGCATGGGACCACGGTCGTAG
- the topA gene encoding type I DNA topoisomerase — protein MKLVIVESPAKARTLSKFLGAGYSVRASMGHVRDLPVSEFGVDVRAGFQPRYTIVRGKTRTVKELEAQASQAEQVLLATDPDREGEAISWHLAELLGIPSDRPCRIEFHEITRRAVEQALHRPRAIDHNRVNAQQARRILDRIVGYRLSPLLWKKVQRGLSAGRVQSAALRLICEREDEIEAFVVREYWTIDALLQPPAPDGQPGEEEGTFRARLVAVDGQEPSIGTEQEARALADEVRVQHPVVASVTSTRRQRRPPAPFTTSTLQQEASRRLGFTARRTMQIAQQLYEGLDVGEEGPVGLITYMRTDSVNVAREAQEAALRFIEQRFGREAVPERPNVYKSRKGAQEAHEAIRPTSVERTPESLQPYLKPEQWRLYELIWRRFVASQMVPALVESTTVTVRAGRFELKATGSIILEPGFLVVWGPERRAAGAAGDGASASDGRAESGEGADGGDEGEARQALPLLTDGQALVMRDAVPQQHFTQPPPRFNDASLVKTMEELGIGRPSTYAPTIETLLERRYVRREGQRLVPTPLGRAVVKLLKEQFPDVVDVEFTAQMEARLDAVEAGEVSWQDVVAQFYHPFERRVEEAMRNLERVTIEAEPSDEVCEQCGRPMVIKWGRYGRFLACSGYPECKHTRPLLRKTGATCPICGGELVERHTRRGRTFYGCVNYPKCTYTLWHRPVGRACPRCARPLVYQRARGGQRVVCAGTLEKGSHGEALCDYVEGVAPAGAPPADGVARQPAPLMSRAGARRGAAKEAPSHDGQA, from the coding sequence TTGAAGCTGGTCATCGTGGAGTCGCCGGCCAAGGCTCGCACGCTCTCCAAGTTTCTGGGCGCCGGTTACAGCGTGCGGGCCTCGATGGGACACGTGCGGGACCTGCCCGTCAGCGAGTTCGGCGTGGACGTGCGGGCGGGCTTCCAGCCTCGTTACACCATCGTCCGGGGCAAGACGCGGACGGTCAAGGAGCTGGAGGCCCAGGCCAGCCAGGCCGAGCAGGTGCTGCTGGCCACGGACCCCGACCGCGAGGGGGAGGCCATCAGCTGGCACCTGGCCGAGCTCCTCGGCATCCCCTCGGACCGGCCCTGCCGCATCGAGTTTCACGAGATCACCCGCCGGGCGGTGGAGCAGGCCCTGCACCGGCCCCGTGCCATCGACCACAACCGGGTCAACGCGCAACAGGCCCGGCGCATCCTGGACCGCATCGTGGGCTATCGCCTCAGTCCCCTGCTGTGGAAGAAGGTCCAGCGGGGCCTCAGCGCCGGACGCGTCCAGTCCGCGGCGTTGCGGCTCATCTGCGAGCGGGAGGACGAGATCGAGGCGTTCGTCGTCCGTGAGTACTGGACCATCGACGCCCTCCTGCAGCCGCCCGCCCCCGACGGCCAGCCGGGAGAGGAGGAGGGCACCTTCCGGGCCCGCCTGGTGGCCGTCGACGGCCAGGAGCCGAGCATCGGCACCGAGCAGGAGGCCCGGGCCCTGGCCGACGAGGTGCGGGTGCAGCACCCCGTGGTCGCCTCCGTCACCTCGACGCGCCGCCAGCGGCGGCCGCCGGCCCCCTTCACCACCAGCACGCTGCAGCAGGAGGCGTCGCGGCGGCTGGGCTTCACCGCCCGGCGCACCATGCAGATCGCCCAACAGCTCTACGAGGGCCTGGACGTGGGGGAGGAGGGGCCGGTCGGCCTCATCACCTACATGCGCACCGACTCCGTCAACGTGGCGCGTGAGGCCCAGGAGGCAGCTTTGCGCTTCATCGAGCAGCGCTTCGGCCGGGAGGCGGTGCCCGAGCGTCCCAACGTCTACAAGAGCCGCAAGGGAGCCCAGGAGGCCCACGAGGCCATCCGCCCCACGTCGGTGGAACGGACCCCCGAGTCGCTCCAGCCCTACCTCAAGCCCGAGCAGTGGCGGCTGTACGAGCTGATCTGGCGGCGCTTCGTCGCCAGTCAGATGGTGCCCGCCCTGGTGGAGTCGACCACGGTCACGGTGCGGGCGGGTCGCTTCGAGCTCAAGGCCACGGGCTCGATCATCCTGGAGCCCGGCTTCCTCGTGGTCTGGGGGCCGGAGCGGCGAGCGGCTGGCGCAGCGGGCGACGGCGCATCCGCCTCCGACGGCCGCGCCGAGTCGGGCGAGGGAGCCGACGGCGGCGACGAGGGGGAGGCGCGCCAGGCCCTGCCGCTCCTTACCGACGGTCAGGCGCTGGTGATGCGAGACGCGGTGCCTCAGCAGCACTTCACCCAGCCGCCCCCGCGCTTCAACGACGCGAGCCTCGTCAAGACCATGGAGGAGCTCGGCATCGGCCGCCCCAGCACCTATGCGCCCACCATCGAGACGCTGCTGGAGCGCCGCTACGTACGCCGCGAGGGGCAGCGGCTGGTGCCCACGCCGCTGGGGCGGGCGGTCGTCAAGCTGCTCAAGGAGCAGTTCCCCGATGTGGTGGACGTCGAGTTCACCGCCCAGATGGAGGCTCGCCTGGACGCGGTGGAGGCCGGCGAGGTGAGCTGGCAGGACGTGGTGGCCCAGTTCTACCATCCCTTCGAGCGCCGGGTCGAAGAGGCCATGCGCAACCTGGAGCGGGTCACCATCGAGGCCGAGCCCTCTGACGAGGTCTGCGAGCAGTGCGGACGGCCCATGGTGATCAAGTGGGGGCGCTACGGCCGATTCCTGGCCTGCTCCGGCTACCCGGAGTGCAAGCACACCCGCCCCTTGCTGCGCAAGACCGGCGCCACCTGCCCCATCTGTGGCGGCGAGCTGGTGGAGCGCCATACCCGACGCGGCCGCACCTTCTACGGCTGCGTCAACTACCCCAAGTGCACCTACACCCTCTGGCACCGCCCGGTAGGCCGGGCCTGCCCGCGTTGCGCCCGCCCGCTGGTCTACCAGCGCGCCCGGGGCGGTCAGCGGGTGGTCTGCGCCGGCACGTTGGAGAAGGGCTCGCACGGAGAGGCGCTGTGCGACTACGTCGAAGGGGTGGCGCCGGCAGGGGCCCCGCCCGCCGACGGGGTGGCCCGGCAGCCCGCCCCGCTGATGAGCCGGGCGGGAGCGCGGCGAGGGGCCGCGAAGGAGGCGCCGTCACACGATGGGCAGGCCTGA
- the dprA gene encoding DNA-processing protein DprA, with amino-acid sequence MSGPPSSQAALMAGVLASLPGLGPAAIRRAVEGLGGLQAAWEAPARLWREVMEGRLPAKAMAALATGREPAALTALQRRLQACGATALTPWEPGGGLFPLNLRHLAEVPPVLYVRGSLRLEDRFAVAIVGSRLASPGGRMVAGRMAGELAARGYTVVSGLARGIDAAAHAGAIRAGGRTIGVLPCGIDRVYPPEHARLARAVTDHGALVSEYPPGTDVERWRLSVRNRIIAGLSLVVVVAEARATSGALSTASRASAYGREAMAMPGRPFDEATEGSNALLRDGALFCGDALDVEVAAGRVLERLVGWEARGAVVGCLTAELPGIRPTSALRGRPEPEAPGPAAGVLSEGHPLEVEALAARTGLPVGRLLASLTRLEAAGLAHRLPDGRWVARHVEIK; translated from the coding sequence GTGAGCGGGCCGCCTTCGTCGCAGGCAGCGCTGATGGCCGGCGTGCTGGCCAGCCTGCCCGGCCTGGGTCCTGCAGCCATCCGCCGGGCCGTGGAGGGACTGGGCGGGCTGCAGGCCGCGTGGGAGGCCCCCGCCCGCCTCTGGCGGGAGGTCATGGAGGGCCGCCTCCCGGCCAAAGCCATGGCTGCACTGGCCACCGGCAGGGAGCCGGCAGCGCTGACGGCGTTGCAGCGCCGGCTGCAGGCGTGCGGGGCCACCGCGCTGACGCCGTGGGAGCCGGGGGGCGGGTTGTTTCCCCTCAACCTGCGTCACCTGGCCGAGGTGCCGCCGGTGCTCTACGTGCGAGGGTCGCTCCGCCTGGAGGACCGGTTCGCGGTGGCCATCGTCGGCTCCCGCCTGGCCTCGCCCGGAGGGCGCATGGTGGCCGGTCGGATGGCGGGCGAGCTGGCCGCCCGAGGCTACACCGTCGTGAGCGGACTGGCCCGCGGCATCGACGCGGCCGCCCACGCCGGAGCCATCCGTGCCGGAGGACGCACGATCGGGGTGCTGCCTTGCGGCATCGACCGGGTCTACCCCCCGGAGCACGCGAGGCTGGCCCGGGCCGTGACGGATCACGGCGCCCTCGTCAGCGAGTACCCGCCGGGCACCGACGTGGAGCGTTGGCGGCTGTCGGTGCGCAACCGGATCATCGCCGGCCTGAGCCTGGTCGTGGTGGTGGCCGAGGCCCGGGCCACCAGCGGCGCCCTCTCCACCGCCTCGCGGGCATCGGCGTACGGCCGGGAGGCGATGGCGATGCCGGGGCGCCCCTTCGACGAGGCGACCGAGGGCTCCAACGCCCTGTTGCGCGACGGCGCCCTCTTCTGCGGGGATGCCCTGGACGTCGAGGTCGCAGCCGGCCGGGTGCTGGAGCGGCTGGTGGGGTGGGAGGCCCGCGGGGCCGTGGTCGGCTGCCTAACGGCGGAGTTGCCCGGGATCCGGCCGACCTCCGCTCTCCGGGGGAGGCCTGAGCCGGAGGCGCCCGGGCCGGCGGCGGGCGTGCTCTCCGAGGGCCACCCCCTGGAAGTGGAAGCGCTGGCAGCCCGAACGGGCCTCCCCGTCGGGCGCCTGCTCGCCTCCCTGACCCGTCTGGAGGCGGCCGGCCTCGCCCATCGTCTGCCCGATGGCCGCTGGGTGGCCCGTCACGTTGAGATAAAATAG
- a CDS encoding DegT/DnrJ/EryC1/StrS family aminotransferase: protein MTSFRIPAFDLRRQHGELAGPLAEAAAEVLRSGQMILGPRVEALERAVARLCGTAFAVGVANGTDGLYLALRAVGVGPGDDVVTTSFSFVATATSIVRAGARPVFADVDPRTLNVGPEQIEAALTPATRAVVVVHLYGNPAPMGPIVELARRRGLRVVEDMAQAIGASYEGRPVGSFGDAAVISFYPTKNLGGCGDGGMVVTSSADVAERVRMLRNSGQRRRYVCEDAWGINSRLDELQAALLWVKLQHLERWTRRRRELAHRYVERLVGLPVEPVAETRGGRSVYHQFTVRAPRRDELVRHLAEQGIGSTVYYPVPLHRQPGLESVSLVPAGAPQAERAAGEVLSLPMFPELAPEEVDEVAAAIRAFYR, encoded by the coding sequence CTGACATCGTTTCGCATCCCCGCCTTCGACCTGCGCCGGCAGCACGGGGAGCTGGCCGGGCCGCTGGCGGAGGCGGCCGCCGAGGTGTTGCGCAGCGGTCAGATGATCCTCGGTCCCCGGGTCGAGGCGCTGGAGAGGGCCGTAGCGCGGCTTTGCGGGACGGCGTTCGCCGTCGGCGTGGCCAACGGCACCGACGGTCTGTACCTGGCGTTGCGGGCCGTGGGGGTGGGGCCGGGCGACGACGTGGTCACGACCTCCTTCTCCTTCGTGGCCACGGCCACCAGCATCGTGCGGGCCGGGGCGCGGCCGGTCTTCGCGGACGTCGACCCCCGGACCCTCAACGTGGGGCCCGAGCAGATCGAGGCCGCCCTCACCCCGGCCACCCGGGCCGTGGTGGTGGTGCACCTGTACGGCAACCCGGCCCCCATGGGGCCCATCGTGGAGCTGGCACGGCGACGGGGGCTGCGGGTCGTCGAGGACATGGCCCAGGCCATCGGCGCCTCCTACGAGGGGCGACCTGTGGGCAGCTTCGGCGACGCGGCCGTCATCAGCTTCTACCCCACCAAGAACCTGGGAGGCTGCGGCGACGGCGGCATGGTGGTCACCTCCTCGGCCGACGTGGCAGAGCGGGTGCGGATGCTGCGAAATTCGGGGCAGCGGCGCCGCTACGTCTGCGAGGACGCCTGGGGCATCAACAGCCGGCTGGACGAGTTGCAGGCCGCGCTGCTGTGGGTCAAGCTCCAGCACCTCGAGCGATGGACCCGGCGCCGCCGGGAGCTGGCGCACCGCTACGTCGAGCGGCTGGTGGGCCTGCCGGTGGAGCCGGTGGCGGAGACACGGGGTGGGCGATCGGTCTATCACCAGTTCACGGTCAGGGCGCCGCGGCGAGACGAGCTGGTGCGTCATCTGGCCGAGCAGGGCATCGGGAGCACCGTCTACTATCCGGTGCCGTTGCACCGTCAGCCCGGGTTGGAGTCGGTCTCCCTGGTGCCGGCGGGCGCCCCGCAGGCCGAGCGGGCGGCGGGCGAAGTGCTGTCGCTGCCCATGTTTCCGGAGCTCGCGCCGGAGGAGGTCGACGAGGTCGCCGCGGCCATCCGCGCCTTCTACCGGTGA